The stretch of DNA aaagaaatctcGACAAGGAAAGCTTGTGAAACCATCTTCAAAAACAGAGGAAACTGATACTATGCACAACACGCCTGTGAAAGATGAAGTACCAGATTTGATTAGTTCTCATTCAGAACTCGAAGAGAAAAACCACGTGGTGGACACACCTGTTGGCTTTAAAGACTGTATCCCTGGATCTGGTGGCTGCTCTCTAACAACTGacaattttaaagcaaaagacaGCTTTAGAActgcaaaaagtaaaaagaaaagacgAATCACAAGGTATGATGCACAACTTATCCTTGAAAATAGCTCTGGGATCCCTAAACTGACTCTTCGTAGGCGCCATGATAGCAGTAGCAAGGCAAATGATCAAGAGAGTGATGGAATGAATTCTTCAAAAATAAGCATAAAATTAAGTAAAGACCATGAAAAAGATAATAATTTATATGTAGCAAAGCTAAATAATGGGTTTAACTCAGGATCAGGCAATAGttcaacaaaattaaaaatacagctaaaacgagaggaagaaaacagagggACATACCCTGAGGACCTTCATGAAAATGGTGTGTGTTGTAGTGAAACTCTCTCCCTTTTGGAGTCAAGAATGGAAGTAGATGATTATGGTCACTATGAAGAGGAAACAGCAGATGAATCTTCATCAGAAGAGGACgatgaagaggaagatgacTATGATGATGAATTTGATGACTTtattcctcttcctccagcgAAGAGATTAAGGCTTATTGTTGGCAAGGATTCAATAGATATTGATATTTCTTccaggaggagagaagatcagTCTTTAAGGCTCAATGCATAAGCTTAATAGGTCTTAAACTGACCTggatgtcattttttttttaaaaaaaaaaaaaaaaattaaaaaaataataataataaaaaacccaacaaaaattCCATTTGATTATTCCTCAACTAAAGAACTCTCTGAAAAACTTAGTGGCAGCACTTCTTTATTCACCTATCAACGTAATATTGTAGAAAGTGTACAGCATACTGACTCAAGTTCTTAAGTCTGATTTGTGCAGATTTTTATTGTACTTTTTAATAGCCTTCTTATGTGCAATTCCAAGTTAGAGGTAATGCTCTGTTGTAAAATAAAGGCTCAAGCAAAGTTATGAAATTGCATCAGATCTTTCCATGCAGGACAATGAGAATACAGTGTGGctacagaattatttttgatCTGTAGGAGCGTTAGTTTGCTCTTACAATATTTGACTAAACAATTTACAAAATCATAGTAGCAGCATATTAAGGTTTTCTAGTATATGTTAATATCACCAGCAATGATCTACAGCTTTCCGATTTATTTGCTAGATGGTTTTTCCCCCTTGGAGTTTGTCAGTTTTAACACTGTATGCTGTCCCAGACGTACTGTTTGTGGCCTTTGTTATAGTAGCAAACCGTTGGTTGGAAGTCaaattgatttctttaaaaaaagagaaaaaaaatatgaaaaggtGTTGACAATTTGCTGACTTTTTAGTACATTATATGTACAAGGGTAGCAGTATGCAGAATAAAGTTTGGATATGGTGTATTTATTGCTTGTTACGTAAATTAAACACCTTGTATTTAACACTTTTCAATACTTTTAGATAAAATTGTTCTTTGCAAGAATGATTGGTGCttattttttcaagaatttgCTGTGAAATAATGTGATTACGACGGGCAACATTTATCCAATGAACTGCAGCTATCCTAAATTGgttcttcatatttttctgttgcacTTGTAAAATGCTACaaggaatttaaagaaaaatctattcaCTTTAACTTATGATAGTTttatcaaattaaaaacaactaaGTCACAGCTTTTGTTCTGTGGTAACCTATGAATTGTTTGTCTTTTAAGAACCAGTtgtaaaagactgaaaaaatatgtatatgttgtaaatatttgtgtgttGTGAGAAATTTTGTCATAAGAAATTGAGATAACTTGCCAAGAAGGGTTTTTAAGTTTAGAAATACATCCATGCCAATAAAATAGGAAACTGTAAACCTAGTTTTAAACTCTGCATCAGTTGGAGTTCTTTGCTCATACATAGTTCACTTAATACTTCAGAGTCTGCTTTATAACAATGAAGAGCATCAGGGCGATCTTTGGCTctttggtttttaataaaagaatgTTAGGAAACTTCTGGGCACAATGGATTGTTTGTATGTATTAATCAGCTTGTTTCTAAGCCATTTCTTTCAAACAGGTTTGAAACGTCAGAGCTGACATAACTGTATATTGCTTTGGTCTATGGTATTTGTGTTTCTACTCAACTGTGCAGTAAGGTTTCAAGTTTTTCTGTCTAGGGGTGTAGAAACACAAGTTTCATCCTAAAACAGGTGCTGTTGGGTCGGCTGAATCTACTGTTGGCTGCTCAGGATTTTTATATCAAGTCCAACTTTATCTCCCCTACCACTAAAGAGCTTGAGTTACATGATCACTTTGTTACCCAGTGGTGAAAGCACAGTGAAGAGAATTAAGTGTAAAATTCAATCTAATACTTGTAACTTCGTCAGTCTCTGGGAAAGGCCCTGTGTCGTGCCAGAGTGTGCATGATTTTAGAACAGGGGTGGGTCTGTCTATGCAGTCCATGGCTCATTCTGTCAGATCATGGCCTTCAAGGGGAAGGATACATGAACGCTTTGATGAGTGTGCACACAGCTGTGGTGGCTTATCTTGTGGGGTCTCTAATTGTACTCTTACCATAAAATAGGTTAAAGGAGAGAGAGATAGAGAGAGATGGGTTATTAAGGGCTTGCTTTGAAGTAGGAAGTGTCCAGGAAACAGCTGATGACAAATGACACTAATACATCTCTTTCTTCCAGAATTCACAGGCATTGTCACTGGGTGCTGTGCCCTACAAGCATGTGTGGCTGTACCAGTGAAAGCTGAACAGTCTCTGCACTTTTTACTTACAGCCcttctgtgtccctgctgctcctgcttgcaGGTTCATACTCAGTGCTTCTCTGGCAGCCTCAGTGGTTGTAGTGGGGGGGGGTTGGTTTGCAGAAATGTCACTCACCTGAGCATGTGAGGGAAAGGAGGTCAGTGCAGCAAATAAACATTGCCCATCATTGTAGGTATTTATGACCAGTGTGCTTGAGAGCAGGGTTAGAGCTTGCTAAACCAGCATCAAGCAAGGAGAGCAGATGATAAAATAGGGAAGAAATTGTAAGTGGATCCTGCCCTTAGAAGGAGAAGCTGTTTTCCTGGAGTGGATGATCCTCCTAACTCATCATTTGGCCAACCTCTTAATGagagctgctttccttttcctttactGTGAAGATAAGTACAAGTCACTCTTTGGGGATCAGGATCTCTGGATTGGTCTTGTTCATTGAACAGCCTTCTTGTCTTGGAGAATCTGGAACAAAGCTCCTAGTCATTTCCATGGCCATGTCCTGCTATACAGATGTTTGTGGTACAGATACCttgaaaacaatgaaatgtGTTCCCCCAAGTTGGGCAGGTAGGCAGGGCTTCCACAACCCCAGTTGTGCCCCCTTCCCATGACACAGGAAGtgggcatttttctttcatcatctATCTGTGAATCGGCAGATCTCAATGTTTCCATAACCTTAGGGGAAAGTGGGTGTTTGTCTGAGAACCTGAGAGCCTGGCCATGTTTCTTGTCCAGATTGCAAAGCATTGTGGAGCTCATACTGATTTGACTGTCAGGGACCCTGTCTAGCCTTGATGTCTCCTTGTCCAAGATACTGGTAAGAAAAGATGCCACAGCTGAGTAGGTTTGAGATGACCACAGCACTTTTTAGCAGGCTGAAGAACTGGAGGAAGTGTATTATGGATGGGCTTTGCCAGCTCGTTGTGCGTTACGTGTAACGGGTTGTTGGGCTACAAAGAAAACATCCCAACCACTATGAAAATGGCAGACTGGCTGCAGATTTGGGAGCATCCTGTCATGTGCAGTTACGCTGCCAACCCCTCACATACCCAAAGTATGTTCGTGTCTGCTTttggctgggatttttttctggtttttgtgcATTTTACCTTACCTAATACTGCCAGTTTACCTTCTTTCAAATCAGCtcagaagcagaatttctttGCTCCCCATAATTGTATGGTTGGTTGCCTTTTTAGAATGAACAGTTGAAGGCTTGGGAGCTGTGCAGAATGAGACctattgaaaattaaaatcagctaAGTTTGCATTCTATCTTCTAGTATCATGCCTTTTCCTAAATCCCCCTCCCCAGTGAGTATTCTCTTGTTTGGACTGGGTTTTAAGTAGGTCTTGCATAATCTCTGTTGCCCCTTCCGAAACTTGATTTCACAAAGTAAGGAGGTTATGGTGTGTTGTTCTTTAGCAGTACTGCATGGCAGCAACAGTgacatttgttcttttttgccTGCTATAGCTCCTGCTTTTTGCCAGCCAAAGGAACTTCTGTGGCAGTTGTGCTTGAATTCACATAccttatttacaaatattttttaaatatttttattattgcatAGTATACAGGTTGTTTCAGTGTTACTTCTTCTCCCCACTGTACTTTTACTTGGATTCATCCTTGGAAGAAATTTGATCACAATagttcctgctgcagaagcttGGGTGGTAGTGGTGTTGTTGGAGACCTCCCTGTTGCATGTGCAGGTATCTCAGTGCTGAAACAGGTATGGCGCCAGTGAAACAGTGTTGCTTGGGAATGGCTTTAGCTTAATAAGCAGAGATTGGTGTGTTTGATAGGGAGTTTCAGTCAAGTGTGGAGCTCTCCATGGATCCAACAACCCATACGTTTTTCCACTGGTGCTTTATGATGTCATCAGAAGTCAGCTCTATTTCCTAATTAGatttttagtccttttttttgcttcagtccCCATTCATTTAAGAGTTGGATTCAGTgatccttttgggtcccttccaactcagaatattctgtgattctgtgtaaTTACCATGTTTGGCCACACTACTTTACAACAGAATTGGTGGTAAATTGGTAGATACAATAaaatgtggccagcaggtcaagggagtGATTCTGGCCCTGCTGCGCTGTCATAagatcccacctggagtgctgtgtccaggtctggAGTGCtaagcacaggaaaaacagatgtGTGGcgtgggtccagaggaggggcACAGAGatggtcagagggctggagcatcctATGCTCCATGAGGCTAGAGGCTGAGAGactatgaggacaggctgaggaaactgggattgttcagcttggagaaggcCCTACagagaccttagagcaccttccagcacTGAAAGGAGGCCTACAGGAAGGCTcgagagggacttttcacaagtgataggacaaggggcaatggctaTAAACTGCAagacagtaggtttagattagattttaggaagaaattctttactgtggagGTTGTGAGACACTGGATCAAGTTGCCCAAAGAAGTTATGAATGCCCTATCCCTGTcaatgttcaaggccaggctggatggggctctgagcaacttggtctagtggaaggtgtccctgtccacaggACTGCTGGAGAGTTCAGGGCTACCAAAATCTCTTGGATTGTACTGAATACCAGGACAGAAGGGTAGTCTTTCCAGATCAAGAGATTTAAGTCCTCTTCTGTAGCCCAAGTGCAAGACCCACTGAAAATGTTCCAGAGCCAAAGATTAGCCACAGACCATCCAGTCACAGTAGGCAACAGTCCAGAAGGGATTACCATCCCATAACACCAACTCACTAATGCTTCAGCAGACAACACTTCCCAACTTCAGGAGTAACAGCAAACTTTGAGATCTAGCCTTGGGTATGCCCTCATTGTTAAAGAAACTCTCCTCTTGGACCCTGCTGATGCCAGGACCTGTTTGGTCTGAGCCATTCTAGCTTTGCTCTGATGACAAAGTGTGTCACGAGGGACTGGACATGCAGGACTTCCAGAGACTTGAAGAGGGGGAAATGCCAAGAGGGAAAAGCTATGAGGGGTGTTTGGTAGAAAGTGCTGTCAGTGAGAACACAGAGGTTAGGTAAGGGATGAGCTGATCTCTGTCTCATGCCTGCTTGCATGTAACACTTCTCTGTCAGGCTGGGCTGTCAGTAAGAGTGATATAACATTATGGATAGTGTTATTACACTAATTAGTAATCAGTTCATATGTGCATACCCCTTCTCACAGCACTGGCAGGCAGAGCACATGGGTACCATGGCAATGGCATCAAGCATCCAGTTACATAGAATACTTCCCTGCTGGGAAATACTTGGGTCACATGGTGCTCTCTGCTTCCATCTGGGGTGTTTAATGTTTTACCCTATCTTCAACTCCTTCCTTGAAGGGCTTTTCCAATATCATACTTCCATCCTATGCAGCTGGCCTGCACACaagatgcagctgctgccccagaaGAGAAGTGTCTGGGGTCTGTAAAAAGACGCCTCACAACTTGTGCTACAGAGCTCCCTGTCAGCAAGAGCCCTGAGCAGTGCTCCTGGCAGGTGCTGCACCAAAGCAgccaagagcagccctgctgctgggaaccAACATCCCAACATCAGCACTGCTTTGCTGCCATGGCTGCTGAACTGGGTGGCATCACTACTGATGTTCATCCATCCTGTTACGTCAGAGCTTGTGCACTACAAATGCCAAAGGGACAGGAATCTGGGAGAAGGAAGTGGGAGACAAAATTCAAGCCTGGTGGCATTCTCTCTTGAGAGTGCCTTCAGCATTCTCAAGTTTCCAGTGATGATATTCCCTCCCCCTCAGGATGTGATGTTAGGTTCAGTCGAAAAGCTGAGGTGTATCCCCCTCCCACACGCAGTTGGGGTGATTAATCACCAATGCAAAAATGATCCATCTGGCTCTCTTAGTCTGACTCTACCTTGTAGTGAGTACCTAAATGGTAACCTTTATCTGCCTCCCTAGTCTTGCTAGACACAGAAGCACTGCCTAGATGTGTAGCTTTGGAATTATGCTTTATGTAAGACCCTTAGGGATAAGAGCTGTCCTCTCTAATTGCATTTCTGTGGCACAGTCAGATTTCTTTTGAACATAACTTGAATTCTCAATTTCTTAGGTTTATCATTCTTGTTCTGAGAGAAAACAGTGTTATTCTCGTGGTGTTTTAATCCTTAAGAGTACCTAGCTGTAAGTCTTGACTTCAAAATTCAGGTGACTGAATTCTGGTTGTGAGCAGTTTGCGTGAGCAGGATACTCGCACCGTTTCTTTCCAAGGTGCTTGCAAGAGAATTCCTACCTtgctacagaaatatttttcaaaatgcttttctttccctccttttaaGTTGTAAAGAAACACTGAAGTGAATAAAACTCAAAATACTGTCTGCAATTCCATAGCCAGCTTGCAAAAATGTTCCAAAGTTGTAGAAAGATAAAACTTAATTGATCAACTGCAGTGCAAAATCTTTGCAACTGActttgaaatacaatttttataaaattaataacCTCTCAGTTTTGAACAAACGAACAAGTTCCCCTAAAACTCAGTGTAGAGAAGCAGGCATTTTCAGAAGTTCATATTCAGAATATAATTTAACCATATGGAATTTAACCCATCTTTGGAGAAAagtcttgaaataattttaaaataaacaagtaaGAAACTCAGACCCTGCTTTCATCTCCCCCAAGGAAGCCAGCTGGCTCCTCTCACCTGCACATTGGTTTAGGATAGCAGTATTTTTTATCTGgaaatttctctgtaaaatgcTTGTTGCATTTTACCGGTTCATCTTCCATACCTGCCCTACTTAACAGGTTTACCTGTTGCAAACCAGGCTCCAGAGGGGGAAGACAGTGATACTCAGCAAAATTTTCCTGTCTGAGGTGACACCGTGTTTCTCCCTGGACTTGCCTGTGCCAAGGACAGAGCTGACACCTGCCAGCTGCATCTGTTACGTGCAGGGTTACAGCTGAGGTGTGACTCGGTGCTGGTCTGGGGTCAGGGCAAACCTGCAAAGAGTTGCTCGCTGTAGCCCACCTGTGCCTTCATAAAAGGACTCTACCCTACACTGGGATATTGGGAGCCATGCTGGTTGGTACCAAGAGGAAAGATCTC from Corvus cornix cornix isolate S_Up_H32 chromosome 5, ASM73873v5, whole genome shotgun sequence encodes:
- the KMT5B gene encoding histone-lysine N-methyltransferase KMT5B isoform X4 encodes the protein MGNLVLKEPKVVLYKNLPIKKDKELEGPVKVAVSSGCLTRHAAREHKLNSVKGAHEHGDIAPCTYITRRSMRTRMSLKETSDTKLEPNTLDSYKSNLTGTQSDIAEQQSRVLNDNNVAHGPSHKGEGRCQRNDAGTSKKKSRQGKLVKPSSKTEETDTMHNTPVKDEVPDLISSHSELEEKNHVVDTPVGFKDCIPGSGGCSLTTDNFKAKDSFRTAKSKKKRRITRYDAQLILENSSGIPKLTLRRRHDSSSKANDQESDGMNSSKISIKLSKDHEKDNNLYVAKLNNGFNSGSGNSSTKLKIQLKREEENRGTYPEDLHENGVCCSETLSLLESRMEVDDYGHYEEETADESSSEEDDEEEDDYDDEFDDFIPLPPAKRLRLIVGKDSIDIDISSRRREDQSLRLNA